The following are encoded in a window of Carya illinoinensis cultivar Pawnee chromosome 15, C.illinoinensisPawnee_v1, whole genome shotgun sequence genomic DNA:
- the LOC122296983 gene encoding disease resistance protein Roq1-like → MASSSFSSSVTSPWQYDVFLSFRGEDTRDSFTPQLNHALMEKGIRTFIDEDEVKRGDHEISPTLLQAIEDSRISIVVLSKNYASSTCCLDELLKIIECKKAKQQLVVPVFYHMWKAALPEVANFSGYRRNGNESKFIEGIVQDISRFIGSHSYLLVAKYPVGLDSQLQDIMNLHLSVGTNDIRMVGILGLGGIGKTTLAKAISNSIAFRFEASCFLGNVCDTSNQVHGLVQLQETLLSKIFKDCRSLKIDSIDTGIITMKRMLCSKRVLLILDGVDHLTQLETLVGACDWEHIELKQLLQIFLMVPDIIRLSPKAFKNMKRLRLFRCCNAHFSKKINCLPNGLRVLDWPNCLLQSMPSKFRGDELVILRMPGSHIQEIRFESKNLMVMNFRGCEFLKKISDISKCSNLQQMDFKDCKNLVKVHKSVALLDKLGRLNLSGCNNLKSFPRGLLLRSLQFLDVHVDAPVEDIGNLANPMDHGSQLSKRRRADYDNDQDDHNIESNLLTSHFFQTQTSQY, encoded by the exons ATGGCCTCATCTTCATTCTCTTCTTCAGTCACATCTCCATGGCAATACGATGTCTTCTTGAGTTTTAGAGGAGAAGATACCCGTGATAGTTTTACTCCCCAACTAAACCATGCTTTGATGGAAAAGGGAATTCGTACCTTCATAGATGAGGATGAAGTTAAAAGGGGTGATCATGAGATTTCACCTACACTTCTCCAAGCCATAGAAGATTCAAGGATTTCCATAGTTGTACTCTCAAAAAATTATGCATCGTCAACATGTTGCTTGGATGAGTTATTGAAGATTATTGAGTGTAAAAAAGCAAAGCAACAACTAGTTGTACCTGTGTTTTACCAC ATGTGGAAGGCAGCCCTACCAGAAGTTGCTAATTTCTCCGGATATCGTAGAAATGG gaaCGAATCTAAATTCATTGAAGGAATCGTTCAAGACATCTCAAGATTTATAGGAAGTCATTCATATTTACTTGTTGCAAAGTATCCGGTTGGCTTAGACTCCCAGTTACAGGATATCATGAATTTGCATTTAAGTGTTGGGACAAATGACATACGAATGGTAGGGATCTTAGGACTTGGTGGAATTGGTAAGACAACTCTAGCCAAAGCAATTTCGAACTCaattgctttccgatttgaagCTAGTTGTTTTCTTGGAAATGTATGTGACACTTCGAATCAAGTGCATGGTTTGGTTCAATTGCAGGAGACCCTTCTTTCTAAGATCTTTAAAGATTGTAGAAGTTTGAAGATTGATAGTATTGATACGGGAATCATTACAATGAAGCGCATGCTTTGTTCTAAAAGAGTTCTTTTAATTCTTGATGGTGTAGACCACTTGACCCAATTAGAAACATTAGTAGGAGCTTGTGATTG GGAACATATAGAATTGAAGCAATTGTTGCAGATTTTCCTGATGGTGCCTGATATCATCCGCTTGAGTCCCAAGGCCTTCAAGAATATGAAAAGACTCAGATTATTTAGATGCTGCAATGCacacttttctaaaaaaattaattgtctACCTAATGGATTAAGAGTGCTTGATTGGCCTAATTGTCTTTTACAATCTATGCCATCTAAATTTCGTGGAGACGAACTTGTTATTCTACGAATGCCCGGTAGTCACATCCAGGAGATACGCTTCGAATCTAag aATCTCATGGTTATGAATTTCCGTGGTTGTGAATTCTTAAAGAAAATCTCGGATATTTCAAAGTGCTCAAATTTGCAACAAATGGATTTTAAAGACTGTAAAAATCTAGTCAAAGTTCATAAATCTGTTGCATTACTTGATAAGCTTGGTAGGTTGAATCTTAGTGGATGTAACAACCTAAAGAGCTTTCCAAGGGGACTGCTGTTGAGATCTCTGCAATTCCTTGATGTCCATGTGGATGCACCCGTTGAAGATATTGGAAATTTAGCAAATCCAATGGATCATGGAAGTCAACTTTCTAAGAGGCGTCGTGCTGATTATGACAACGACCAAGATGATCACAACATTGAATCCAACTTGTTgacttcacatttttttcaaactcaAACGTCTCAATATTAG